The DNA segment GTCGATGGCCTCGGCGACGTCGGCGCTGGCCTCGACGTAGTTCTTCGCGGCCTCGAACACCTCCCACGCCGCCAGCTCGGCGTGGCGCCGGCGCATGATCGCCGCGAGCTTCACGAGGTAGCGGGCGCGCTCGAGCATCGTCAGCCGCGACCAGCCCTCGTAGGCCTCGTACGCCGCGGCGAAGGCCGCCTCGACGTGCTCCGCCTTGCCCAGCGACGCCCGGCCCACGACGCGGTCGGGGAAGCAGGGGTCGAGCGAGTCGAGGCGCTCCGCGGTGTGGACGGGCTCGCCGCCGATCACGAGCGGGTAGTCGCGCCCGAGCCGGTCCCTGACGTCGTCGAGGGTCAGGCGGAAGCTCGCGAGGACGTCGGGGTCCGAGAAGTCCAGGAAGGGCTCGTTGCGGTAGGGTTCGAACGGTTCCATGTCGCTCTCCCGTCGGCGCGTCCCGCCCGCGCCTGCGGCGCGCGGTCGCGCGGTTCTCGTGGTCGTGGCCGCGGGTGCGGGGCCGGCCCGGCCCCCGCGGCGCCGGTCAGCCGAACAGGCCCCGCAGCACGAAGCCCAGGTTCGCCGGGCGCTCGGCCAGGCGACGGCTGTAGTAGCCGTACCAGTCGTCGCCGAAGGGCACGTAGAGGCGCAGCGGCCGGCCGGCCGCGGCGAGGCGGTCCTGCAGGTGCGGCCGCACGCCGTAGAGCATCTGGACGCCGTACGCGTCGGCGCTCAGGCCCGCGGCGTCGACGTGCGCCAGGGCCCGGTCGAGCAGGCGCTCGTCGTGGGTCGCGATGTCCACGTGCGCCCCCGCGGCGAGGCCGCGAGCCACCAGGCCCATGAACGCCTCGTCGACGTCCCGCTTCGACCGTAGCGCCACGTCCTCCGGCTCGCTGTAGGCGCCTTTGACGATGCGCAGCGTCGGCCGCGGCGCCAGCTCGAGGAGGCGTCCGAGGTCGCCGGGCGTGCGGTGGAGGTAGCTCTGCAGGACGGTGGCCACGTGGTCGTGGCCGCGGCGGCGCAGCGCGAGGTAGAGGTCGAGGGTGCCGTCGACGTAGGCGGAGCTCTCCATGTCGAGGCACATCGTCCCGCCGACGCGTCCGAGCGCGCACGCCAGCTCGTGGGCCAGCTCCAGCGCCAGCGCGGGGGAGACGCCCAGGCCGAGCTGGCTGGGCTTGACGCTGAAGTACGGCTCCACGCCGGCCTCGTGCACGCCCTCCACCGCCGCGGCGATGCGGGCCGCCGACTCGCGCGCCGCGGCCTCCGAGGCCACGAACTCGCCGAGCACGTCGATGATCACGCCCTTGCCGCTGGCCTCTATGGCCTTGAGCTTCGGCAGCGCCGACTCCAGGTCGGGCCCGGCGACGAAGCGGCCCACGCCCAGCCTCCAGCCGTGCCGCTCCACGAAGCCGCGCACCCACCGCGCGTCGGCCGTCGCGAGGACCGCGCGCCGGTACAGGTCGTCGAGCTGCGGCATACGGGGCTCATCTTACCCGCGGGGCCCGCGCCCCCGGACCGCGACCGGGTCGGCTCATACACGCGCGACGCGCGTGCCCCACGGGCCTTAGTAAGACTTCCGACAGCCCACGGGGAAGCGGCGGCGCTACGCTTCTTGATGACGCGCGGCCGGGTCCCGGTTCCTCACGTGGACAGCAGGGTGACCGCGGCGGGCGCCCTCCGAGGTGAGTCGATGCGTGTAGTCGCGGGCCACCGTCTTCCCGGTGGGAGGAGACCCGAGTGAACCTGCTCTTCGTGCGCCACGGCGAGACGGACTGGGCGCTGGTGGAGTCGCGAGGGGCCAGGGGGTGGGCCAAGGACTTCGCGCCGCTCACGCAGCTCGGTCGCCTGCAGATCGACACGATCGCCCGCGACTACCGGCTCAAGGAGGCGGAGGCGATCCTCTGCAGCACGTTCACGCGCGCGCTCGAGTCGGGGGCGCGCCTGTCGCGTGCCCTCAACAAGCCGCTCTACGTCGAGCACGACCTCCACGAGTGGCTGCCGCAGAAGGACCCGCTGGCCGACTACGACGACCGCATGCTGGCCGAGGCGAAGAAGACCCTCTCCGGCACGGCGCCGTTGCCCGAGCCCGCGCCGTGGGAGAGCCTGGAGGAGGTGCGCAGCCGCGTGCTCGGCGTGCTGCGCCGCTACAAGCGCTTCAACACGCTGATCGTCGTGACGCACGGCGTGGTGATCAGCAGCATCATCGGGGTCGACAGGCAGGTGGAGCACGCCGAGATCGTCCCCTACACCCTCGACCTCGACGAGGAGCAGACGGCGCCGGCGGTAGAGTCTCACCCGTGACGGCACGGGTGACCCTGCCCTACGAGGGCGACCTCGAGGGGCGCGTCGTCCGCCTCACGCCCCTGAGGCGCGACGACGTGCCCGCGCTCCTCGCGATCGCGAAGGCGGCGCCGCACGAGTACGACCTCACCTCCACGCCGCGCGACGAGGCGGAGGCCGACGCCTACTTCGGCGAGGCGCTGGCCGAGGTCGCGGCGGGCACGGCTCACGTGGTGACGGTGAGGGACGCCGCGGGCACGGTCATCGGCACGTCGCGTCTGCGCGCCTACGACGCCAGGCACCGACGCTGCGAGCTCGGTTACACCTGGTACCACCCCGGCGTGTTCCGCACCGCCGTGAACACCGAGTGCAAGCTGCTGCTCCTCGAGCTGGCCTTCGAGGGCCTGGGCGTGAACCGCGTGCAGATCCAGACCGACGCCCGCAACCTGCGCTCGCAGCGCGCGGTCCTCGCGCTCGGCGCCGAGTTCGAGGGCGTCCTGCGCCGGCACATGGTGGCCAAGGACGGCTACGTGCGGGACAGCGTGATCTTCTCGATCGTCGACACGACCTGGCCGTCGGTGCGGCTGCGCCTGCGCGAGCGGCTGGAGGAGCGCCTCGCGCGCGGCGCGCCGAGCCCCGCCGGCTGAGGGAACGTCCCGCCCGCGCCCGACCGTTCCTCCTGCGGCTCGCGGCGAGCCCGGGACGTCAGCGGATGCCGTGCAGGATCTCTTCGAGGCCCTCGGGGTCGGTGATGAAGACCTCCTTGGGCCGCGTCTCGATCACGCCCTCGGACTCC comes from the Trueperaceae bacterium genome and includes:
- a CDS encoding proline dehydrogenase family protein produces the protein MPQLDDLYRRAVLATADARWVRGFVERHGWRLGVGRFVAGPDLESALPKLKAIEASGKGVIIDVLGEFVASEAAARESAARIAAAVEGVHEAGVEPYFSVKPSQLGLGVSPALALELAHELACALGRVGGTMCLDMESSAYVDGTLDLYLALRRRGHDHVATVLQSYLHRTPGDLGRLLELAPRPTLRIVKGAYSEPEDVALRSKRDVDEAFMGLVARGLAAGAHVDIATHDERLLDRALAHVDAAGLSADAYGVQMLYGVRPHLQDRLAAAGRPLRLYVPFGDDWYGYYSRRLAERPANLGFVLRGLFG
- a CDS encoding histidine phosphatase family protein: MNLLFVRHGETDWALVESRGARGWAKDFAPLTQLGRLQIDTIARDYRLKEAEAILCSTFTRALESGARLSRALNKPLYVEHDLHEWLPQKDPLADYDDRMLAEAKKTLSGTAPLPEPAPWESLEEVRSRVLGVLRRYKRFNTLIVVTHGVVISSIIGVDRQVEHAEIVPYTLDLDEEQTAPAVESHP
- a CDS encoding GNAT family protein codes for the protein MTARVTLPYEGDLEGRVVRLTPLRRDDVPALLAIAKAAPHEYDLTSTPRDEAEADAYFGEALAEVAAGTAHVVTVRDAAGTVIGTSRLRAYDARHRRCELGYTWYHPGVFRTAVNTECKLLLLELAFEGLGVNRVQIQTDARNLRSQRAVLALGAEFEGVLRRHMVAKDGYVRDSVIFSIVDTTWPSVRLRLRERLEERLARGAPSPAG